The segment CAAAATATGCATGTCCATCCTTCGTGAATCATTAGGCAAATTTGAAAATCCAACAATGTCGAGACAGATTTGAGGGGACGCAAAGACCTGTGCAGGGCATCCCCATGCCTCATACCTTGCAGGACAAtgcagaaaaaaatcatttcaataaaggTCTGTAATTTTACATAACCTACCGCCTCCTCCCAGTGCATTTCTTCTTCGTAtgacttgtattatatttaaatgcAATTTTATTTGGATTGTTGATATTACATCCAATAAAGGATATTCAGAAAAATAATCCgttcatcaacatcatgtgTTGTCATCTCTATTTGTCCAGGTGACGCAACTCCATCTGATTTTTCCGATTTCCGGGGTTGGCCCCAAATACCCCAAAATGCAGGATTAGAGAAACCGGTGGTTTTGACACCCCATCTTATGAGACACGTGTATACAGATCCAAAGTTCATTCTCATCCTAAGAAATCCAACAGAGAGGTAACAgcattatgtatatttttgtgtatGCGAAATACCTaggatttgttttgttgtgttttgtttttatgttttttcagCAGAAAAGACAAATGGTtcgacatacatacatacatacatacatacatacatacatacatacatacatacatacatacatacatacaaaacacaaacaaaacattcagattCGGGCTTCGAATCCCTAATCCCCAATCcttttctaacttcatgttccctGTTAAGATCTGTAAATTGCCGATCTTGGAAGAAAGGTGACGCTCTGAATACGCATTAAACTAATAACGTGTAGACTGAAGAATGATTTTATGGATGTTGCCTGAACTTTCTTGATAGTCAAGATCACCCAAATTCACAATGCAaatgaacattgaactattTAAGCATGTGTGAATTTCTTCAGGTATGAACATTTTAGCATGCACTCGTAGCCTAATGGTTAGGGCGCTAGCTCGTACCGCATACGCCGAATGCATGAAGCCCTATTCTGGAGTCCCCCGCATTACGGAAATATTGTGAAAATCGAGGAAAAGCCATAATCACTCTCGTTCTAcggacacgtgaagatccgtggTAGTataggtcctcagcaaccaaTACTTATACTCGATTATCACTGTTTAATAGAAATTCAGAAATTAATACATATGCAAGCGACAATGCCTTACGAACGTGAATAGGTGACACTAACGTGAAAGTTTTATTCATTGGTTATATTCATTGGGGCAAAAGCATTTTAAGCCATGCTCAATGGTTACACTTGACCAAAACATTTGTGAAAAGGCAAACAAAATGCATCCTTTCTTCCGGCTGTATATGACCGGAGAGGTCATATGTGGCTATTGTCAATGGTTTCTTCTTTGGTTATAACTGACAACCTGACAATGGCTATAAATTCTCAGGCAGTAAAAGATGTTTTTGATGTCGTGTAGGACATGGGCGCCAAAAGTGTATAAGGTCACGTGAGTTTACAGACTTGCTTATGGAAATGCACAATTTCCAAAAACTGTTTTCTAAGATAACATtctgagataaaaaaaactgttttcTGAGATAACAAAAACTGTTTTCTGAGATACAAAAAAACTGTTTTCTGAGATAACAAAAACTGTTTTCATgatcaaaatgtaaataatgaTAGTTTTGCATTAAAATGACTTTGTCTCTAACCCCAGGCAGTTATTGCAATTTTCCAGTATTCTCCTTTAAGGGCAATCTATAGCATCCCTACTGAATACCAAAACGAAATATGAGAATGTTTACAAAACTTGAGCATTTACCACAACCAAGCGTTTTGAAATACAACTTCAGCAACGGATAATTGGTTACCTCCTTATGATATCGTTGTAGGTTATATTCTGACTTCATCATGATGGGTGGGAGTTCAGCTGCAGATTTCCATAAGGCTGTGAGTAGAGATATTCAGGTCGAGGAAAACTGCATGAAGAACCACACTGTGGAGCAATGTCTGTACAGCCTGGACATAGCACAAAGACTTCAGGTATTTTtatagctgggttgctgtactcGTATGTGAACACATAAGCCTCAACCCTTTTTGGCGAGTGAAACATTCTTCTTTGTTCCACGTCTATGTTACTTGACACAAaagaaattttcattttttactggagttttctccctttttacATCATGAAAAAACGGAAAAGTAACATACATGACCGAGCAAAACACATGTACTGGTAAGAAACACACGTGACGGGTTGACTTACCCGTCACAGTATGAAAACGTTTTGATTTCTAAAGCATGTCcaaatggcagatgaaacagtAATGCACATTACATTGCCTGATTTCTCTTTCAGACTCGTATTTTCCTGGGGTGCTATTCAGTGTTCATGCGAGAATGGCTGAAGGTTTTTCCGAGAGGGCAATTCCTTATATTGCGAACAGAGGATCACGATCAAGATCCAAAAGCTCGACTAAGAGCAGTGTACAACTACTTAAAACTAAGTGAGATTTCATTTCTTTCTTTCCCACTTCAGGAATATTGTTGCCACTCTTAACCAAGCAGGAAGTACAACGCAGTCCTGTTTACATGGGATAAGTCAGCTTGAAAGTTCAGCATCTCAGTTGCAttatctgtgtacatgtacatattccccCAACAGGAAAGATTATATTCTGCCATAATGCATTTCAGATTATACTGAAGATTGGTTGAGTTCAATCGCCAACGTCTCCCATCAGCGAGTAAGTGAGAAGAAGTTAAAACAGGGACCTATGCTTGAAAAGACCCGTGTCTTGCTGGACAATTTTTACAGCAGATACAAGAATGATTTAGCAGATATACTACAAGACAAGAGATTTCTGTGGCTGACGTAGAATGAGCTAAAGAGAATCAaggaaaaacaaccaaacaattcATGTAGACGATTGCAAATAACTGTGTAAGTCAATTCTTGAATAAAGTTTCATACAGAAATTaaggttttgtgtttgaaaccaGTCCCAAATTCTGAAAGTCCATTGTTTTGCACATGAACGCATTTGCAAAAGTCAGATCGGGATGTGACCGTACCATAAAGGAGCCAAAGAACAAAACTTATTTATTCGCTATGTAATGTCAATCTGTGCTTGAAAGCTATAAAACCAACAGCTTCGGACAATTTGGGGCTTGCGCGAAAATCGGTCTTGCCAAGCAGCAGTTGTTTGTACAGAAAGATAGATTCACAAAATAATGGCAAAATGTGAATCATCTTCCACAAAACAGGAGATGATACTCTTAAACATGTCATTTACTGGTAAAGGTTTGGCTGCCTGAACACCAGCGTGGTGAGGGCCATTTACTACTGATACCTCGCTCGGGTATGGACACGGGATAGAATCTGTTTGTCGTCGGTTACACCCCTGCGCCGGTTGAACGGCAATCTGTTTGCCGTCGGTTACAACCTGTGTCGTTTGAAGGCCAATTCGTTTGCATCTCTGTGTCGTTGGAACAAAGGATTCTGGGTGGTTGAGGGCAAAGGTGGCAGGAACTGTGTTTCTTTTGTCCAGATCACCCCTTCGATCCTGATTTCACCAAGGTGGGACGAGCCGGTTCTATTAGTCGACTGGTCATGCCATTCCCTGTACATGGAAATCTTTACATTGAAATTAATGTGCATTTTTGAAATGCTGATAATGATTGTTTTAAGTTGAAATAATATCATGCCATATAGTCCATGCCTCTGCCAGAAGGCTGTGGTGCATGCTGATTGCTGAATGTTTGCCtgatgtttgtctgtatgtttcTGGGTGAATATTGTGGGCAGAACCATCCTGAAAATAAATTTAGTAAACAAATATAGCCATTCGTGTCATATTTGAGTATTCTTGATTGTTATGTCTTGGATATCTGATGCAATTAGAACTGTCGATACTGGTACGCCATGGTGGGAGGGAGCGCTGTTGTTGAACATTTTACTTTCACCATGCGTGATAATCATACTAGTGTAAAACATGGACATGTAAGGCCAAATTCATTCATATGAAGAAATGTGACTCCCGTGCTCGATTCCTTGTGACGGAAGGTAAAGATCATAAACGGATAAACATGAAACCCTTTGCCATTTCGAATTCTATTCATGGTTATTTTAGAGAGGTTAAATATGTCACCCGACGTTTTTGGTCCATGTTTGCAGAATGTGTAAGGAAGCAGCAAGCCCTCATCTCTTTTCAATCCATTAGTTTGCCAGTGTTGGAGATGCTACCGTGCACAGGACACTTAACTCCCGCAGAGTTTATTGTTCGTGAAAGGACACGTTCCGGGCCCGACGTGTCAGAGATGTGATGACAACCATGAGAATTCCAAGTTTCAACATGTATTGAACTGCGTAAATTGTAATGAACATATGGCATTCTCAAAACGCAGTCCTGTTTGCAAACAGAATCTAAATTTCTGAAAGCAAAGTACGAAAAAATCATCACATTTGTTGAAACTAGAAAAGTCTTCACCGCTCAGTCAGCTACTCCATCAAGACTAAATTATTCTGCTGCTGTCTCCAGGTCACCTCTGTCAGACTGAGGTGCCATCGGTCAGATCTATTCGACCCGTGTTAACTGCGCCTGGCATCGAGCTTGATCTCTCTGTGAATGAAACAGCTTCATCACCTTCAAAGTTTCATGCAGTGTCTCACCTTCGGACACAATCAATCCCAGAGCAATCAACATGTAAAATCTTACAAAAACCGGATGGAAAAACTTAAATAGGAAACAGTCACCCAGAATTCAAGCTCTATCAGAGGTGCCTGGCCAGAACCCATAATATGTTCTGGACAAGGACGTTACGTCACTTCagcatcagagtgagtgagtgtttatcgtcacatcggcaatatttcatccatatcatGATGAGAACTATAAATGATTATGCCATATATCAATAAAAATAGAAATTGTAAcctactagagtatcacagatacccgtttaaaactagtaattaaatctaaaactttGAACTAGAAATAACaagacaatgtaaaaacagactatagacaGACTAtagccaacaactaaaggtagatcaccatactaggggccaagtcgacttacagtacatttgcttcctgcatgggccctTGCTAGATTTAGACCATctcttcagccgttagcaattagATTGGAgcatttaaatttactttgaatatttTAGG is part of the Haliotis asinina isolate JCU_RB_2024 chromosome 6, JCU_Hal_asi_v2, whole genome shotgun sequence genome and harbors:
- the LOC137287419 gene encoding carbohydrate sulfotransferase 15-like, with protein sequence MRVKLRKWALLMLVLCTSLLFVVQHALRAASFHTRKYMSSQGNASESMRINKKSVKTDVRCVGADQHHAEDLFCMERPKYLPNFKNPCWYAVEDGKLRLKCVPYYHLLGVCKSGTTDLAFRIRAHKDVLGCNSCIGEKESFYWCRRRYGYEWSMQQRPPCNFTCFQQMFSVAAQRIGQTTTPTGYHNMITGDATPSDFSDFRGWPQIPQNAGLEKPVVLTPHLMRHVYTDPKFILILRNPTERLYSDFIMMGGSSAADFHKAVSRDIQVEENCMKNHTVEQCLYSLDIAQRLQTRIFLGCYSVFMREWLKVFPRGQFLILRTEDHDQDPKARLRAVYNYLKLNYTEDWLSSIANVSHQRVSEKKLKQGPMLEKTRVLLDNFYSRYKNDLADILQDKRFLWLT